A region of the bacterium genome:
GAAGGGAATGTGCCTTATACTGGCTATCCGAAGGTTCATATATTAATTGGTGGAGTAGATATTCCAAGAAGTCCAATTATACTACCTTATCATGATGGAGGAAATATTAGTTCTGGTAGGGTATATTCTAATCCTCTAATACTTGGATATAATAACTCAAATTATTCCTACTATTTTGAAGCAATGGATATATATCGGAAGATGGCAACACCTACTTCTACTAATTATGGTCCTGTAGTTACTGGTGGAGCTAATTGGAGACCACAATTATTATGGGTAGGGACAGGTGGTTATGTATCTGATGGATTAGAGCCAGAAATGGGAACAACGGGAACTATCTTTACCTTCAAAGTTAGATATCGTGATTTGAATAATGACCTGCCAAAACCTGGTTATCCACTATTGCATGTTAAAAAGAATGGTAGTGAGGTGGCTACTTTAACAATGACCTGGTTTAATGGTGAAATTGGAACACAAAGTTGTGGAATTTATATGGCAACTAAGACTTTACAGACTGGAAGTTATAGATATTGGATTGATGCTTATGAGAATAATCCGGCTAATTTATATGTGAAATTACCTGCTACTGGAGACAAGAGTGGACCTGTTGTAACCAATGCTCCAATACTTACCTGGACAGGCGAATCTGGGTTTGAATCTGATGGCATCAATCCTGATTATGGCACAGTAAATTCGACTTCATTCACCTATAAGGTTCGATATTATGATGCGGATGGGAATCTGCCAAAATATGTTCACCTGTGGATATATAAAGATGGGAAAAGAATTTTTGGTAGTCCCTTTCCAATGGGGTTTGTTCCGACGAGTGGAAATTTAGCCGATGGAGATTATTATGCTAACATTAGTTTTACAGAGTCAGGAACTTACACTTATTTGATAGAGGCAAAAGAGAAACTGGGAATCAATCTTAATCCTTTAGAGATAGGGAGTGAGTCACTATCTGCAAAAACGGCTACTTTAGAAGCAATTGGAGACCCGAGTTTGGTCGGGGAATTTTCCCCTTCACAAGTTGATATATTTGGTGATTTAGGGGAAGATGAGTTAATTATGGTAAGCTGGGCAGATGGAGTTTCTGCGGTCGGACCTGCGACTTTAGAGATGGTTGGACCAATAGTAAAAACAGAGCAACAACAAAATACAGAGATTAAATTACCTCCACCCACACCTCAAATTCAAATAACCGATTTCCAATCTGTCTATTGTTATCCTAATCCGACAAAGAAAGGTGAAATAACCTTTGCTAATTTGCCTCAAAATAGACTGATAAAAATAAGAATATTCAACATTGTTGGTGAGTTGGTTTATGAAGAAGAAAGAGAATCTAATAGCGCAGGTAAGATAACCTGGACCTGTCGGAATTCTGCTAATGAAAGAGTTGCCTCTGGAATATACATTTATATCCTGACAGATAGGATTGGCAATATGAAGAGAGGGAAATTAGGTGTGATCAGATAATTAAAATTGCAAGCCTTAAAGTTTAACCCTCAAAAAGTAAAAGGAA
Encoded here:
- a CDS encoding T9SS type A sorting domain-containing protein, whose product is EGNVPYTGYPKVHILIGGVDIPRSPIILPYHDGGNISSGRVYSNPLILGYNNSNYSYYFEAMDIYRKMATPTSTNYGPVVTGGANWRPQLLWVGTGGYVSDGLEPEMGTTGTIFTFKVRYRDLNNDLPKPGYPLLHVKKNGSEVATLTMTWFNGEIGTQSCGIYMATKTLQTGSYRYWIDAYENNPANLYVKLPATGDKSGPVVTNAPILTWTGESGFESDGINPDYGTVNSTSFTYKVRYYDADGNLPKYVHLWIYKDGKRIFGSPFPMGFVPTSGNLADGDYYANISFTESGTYTYLIEAKEKLGINLNPLEIGSESLSAKTATLEAIGDPSLVGEFSPSQVDIFGDLGEDELIMVSWADGVSAVGPATLEMVGPIVKTEQQQNTEIKLPPPTPQIQITDFQSVYCYPNPTKKGEITFANLPQNRLIKIRIFNIVGELVYEEERESNSAGKITWTCRNSANERVASGIYIYILTDRIGNMKRGKLGVIR